A single genomic interval of Natronolimnobius sp. AArcel1 harbors:
- a CDS encoding ATPase domain-containing protein — MRLSTGVPGFDRLVGGGLLRDRLYIVSGPPGSGKTTLCSQFLTKGAFNGETGLYVSMHESQSELARDMSSFQFGFEQAVNAGQLKFMDVFETETKRFFAGSRGTTDGPDSVEALSTKLVSFIDANDIDRVVVDSTMILEYFFANALEELITFITTLKRADATVLVISEMTDPTSYSDAQYLAHGVLFMHNYLESGGMTRGVQVIKMRGTEIDSTIRPLEFTDRGLRVDPDGEVQS, encoded by the coding sequence ATGCGACTCTCTACGGGCGTTCCCGGTTTCGACCGCTTGGTCGGTGGCGGGCTGTTGCGAGATCGCCTCTACATCGTTAGCGGCCCGCCCGGGAGCGGCAAGACAACGCTTTGCTCGCAGTTTCTCACCAAAGGCGCGTTCAACGGTGAAACAGGCCTCTACGTCAGCATGCACGAGTCGCAGTCGGAACTCGCTCGAGACATGTCGTCGTTTCAGTTCGGCTTCGAGCAGGCGGTCAACGCGGGCCAGCTGAAGTTTATGGATGTTTTCGAGACGGAGACGAAGCGATTTTTTGCGGGTTCGCGCGGCACGACCGACGGTCCCGATAGCGTCGAGGCGCTCTCGACCAAACTCGTCTCCTTTATCGACGCCAACGACATCGACCGCGTCGTCGTCGACTCGACGATGATCCTCGAGTACTTCTTTGCGAACGCACTCGAGGAACTCATCACGTTCATCACGACGCTCAAACGCGCCGACGCGACGGTGCTCGTCATCTCGGAGATGACCGACCCGACCTCCTACTCGGACGCCCAGTATCTTGCCCACGGCGTCCTCTTTATGCACAACTACCTCGAGTCAGGCGGGATGACCCGCGGCGTGCAGGTCATCAAGATGCGTGGCACCGAGATTGACTCGACAATTCGCCCGCTCGAGTTCACCGACCGCGGACTCCGAGTCGACCCCGACGGGGAGGTTCAGTCCTGA
- the hisG gene encoding ATP phosphoribosyltransferase, translating into MRIAVPNKGRLHEPTIDLLERAGLHLENGADRKLYADTVDSDVSVLFARAADIPEYVADGAAEMGITGYDQVQEARVENVSELLDLEFGRCRLVLAAPEDGDIEAVSDLAGKTVATEFPNITADFFADTGVEPDIVEVSGATELTPHVEMADAIVDITSTGTTLKMNRLAVVDEVLASSVRLFARDDVLEESKVSEVRTALASVKQADGKRYLMMNVPESKLEAVRNVIPGMGGPTIMDIADENGNGKVAVHAVVDETDVFETITEVKKAGASDILVTEIERLVE; encoded by the coding sequence ATGCGAATCGCCGTTCCCAACAAGGGCCGCCTGCACGAGCCAACAATCGACCTCTTAGAGCGGGCGGGACTCCATCTCGAGAACGGTGCCGACCGGAAGCTCTACGCCGATACCGTCGATTCCGACGTGTCGGTACTCTTTGCTCGCGCGGCAGACATTCCGGAGTACGTCGCCGACGGCGCAGCCGAGATGGGAATCACCGGCTACGATCAGGTCCAGGAAGCCCGCGTCGAGAACGTCTCCGAACTGCTCGACCTCGAGTTCGGCCGCTGTCGACTCGTCCTCGCTGCGCCCGAGGACGGCGACATCGAGGCCGTTTCCGATCTGGCGGGGAAAACCGTCGCGACTGAGTTTCCAAATATAACAGCAGACTTCTTCGCCGACACCGGCGTCGAACCCGATATCGTCGAAGTCTCTGGCGCGACGGAACTGACGCCCCACGTCGAGATGGCCGACGCCATCGTCGACATCACGAGCACCGGCACGACGCTGAAGATGAACCGGCTAGCTGTCGTCGACGAAGTGCTCGCGAGTTCCGTCCGCCTGTTCGCTCGCGACGACGTCCTCGAGGAGTCGAAAGTGTCGGAAGTTCGGACGGCGCTCGCGTCGGTCAAACAAGCCGACGGTAAGCGCTATCTGATGATGAACGTCCCCGAATCCAAGCTCGAGGCAGTCCGCAACGTCATTCCGGGGATGGGCGGGCCGACGATCATGGATATCGCCGACGAGAACGGTAACGGCAAGGTCGCCGTCCACGCCGTCGTCGATGAAACCGACGTCTTCGAGACCATTACCGAGGTCAAAAAAGCCGGGGCGAGCGATATTCTCGTCACTGAGATCGAGCGACTGGTCGAGTAG
- a CDS encoding stage II sporulation protein M, translating into MNGAGNGDDTDANGTNGRGGSAESGGFEFGPDQQSPNDTGRIRVDLDNGEETASGGPPGDDPDTPPADPEPDPGSNAVRNWTAMCTGLALVSLATAIFIFVTGEGNSALEPALGSAALAVVFGALAVLPKTGNDMLIRRLSSGWVENRRAVWFATGLFAFGTLIGVALLAAGFDLLEMVAELLEEELLPELEDEAGEFELTATFFIVNNTQAFLMAIAGALTVGLLTAFVMIFNGVIVGNVGASAANEIGIDFIIVGLLPHGIFELPAIFIAAGVGFQIVYRFGQRVIGSRERFFTKSYVARTIAFVLFAWLLLVLAAFVEAYVTPALLEALFGAQFEAEGGALP; encoded by the coding sequence ATGAATGGAGCCGGGAATGGAGACGACACAGACGCCAACGGGACGAACGGCCGTGGCGGCTCCGCAGAATCGGGCGGCTTCGAGTTCGGACCTGATCAGCAGTCGCCAAACGACACGGGCCGAATACGAGTGGACCTCGATAACGGTGAAGAGACAGCCTCGGGCGGACCACCGGGTGACGATCCGGACACACCGCCGGCCGACCCCGAACCCGATCCAGGTTCGAACGCTGTGCGTAACTGGACGGCGATGTGTACCGGACTCGCGCTGGTCTCGCTTGCGACGGCCATCTTCATCTTCGTCACGGGAGAGGGCAACAGCGCACTCGAGCCGGCGCTTGGTTCAGCGGCCCTCGCCGTCGTCTTTGGCGCCCTCGCTGTCCTCCCGAAGACTGGCAACGACATGCTCATCCGGCGACTCTCGAGCGGCTGGGTAGAGAACCGACGCGCCGTTTGGTTTGCGACCGGCCTGTTCGCGTTCGGGACGCTCATCGGCGTTGCGCTGCTCGCAGCAGGATTCGACCTCCTCGAGATGGTCGCCGAGTTGCTCGAAGAGGAGCTGTTACCCGAACTCGAGGATGAAGCCGGTGAGTTCGAACTGACTGCGACCTTCTTCATCGTGAACAACACGCAAGCGTTCCTGATGGCCATCGCGGGCGCGCTGACAGTCGGCCTGCTGACCGCGTTCGTGATGATCTTCAACGGCGTTATCGTCGGCAACGTCGGCGCATCCGCGGCCAACGAGATCGGGATCGACTTCATCATCGTCGGATTGCTCCCCCACGGCATCTTCGAACTCCCGGCAATCTTCATCGCCGCAGGCGTTGGCTTCCAGATCGTCTATCGCTTCGGCCAGCGCGTTATCGGCTCTCGAGAGCGATTCTTTACGAAATCCTACGTCGCTCGAACCATCGCGTTCGTCCTCTTTGCTTGGCTCTTGCTCGTCCTCGCGGCGTTCGTCGAAGCCTACGTGACACCGGCGCTGCTCGAGGCACTGTTCGGCGCACAATTCGAGGCCGAGGGCGGCGCCCTCCCATAG
- a CDS encoding glutamate-cysteine ligase family protein, which yields MSRTESNPIRRSIEVEYWVIDDEGRLVEPGALVDATPGAEREFVEPVLEIKTTPCETTAELREELFERISRVLQCADEVGKGLVPLATPITREEIQELESDRTQIQNRVIGEPFEYVRHCAGTHIHVEQQPGHVVDQLNTLIALDPALALVNSSPYFQGRHLATGARSKLYRWMAYDSLPHQGRLWPYVDDTADWNQRLEDRYAEFVQMALEAGSDRATIESNFDPESAVWTPVQLRNEFSTVEWRSPDTALPSHVVQLAGDLADTVERLLDTEVRIEGDNGRITDDEFVLPEFEAVQEYVDAAIRDGLSSDAVRAYLERMGFDVTAYEPLTDDFDDKVVTPSKARQCRLDYAARLEGDVRSTTPIPND from the coding sequence GTGTCACGTACTGAATCGAACCCGATACGTCGGAGCATCGAAGTCGAGTACTGGGTCATCGACGACGAGGGTCGACTGGTCGAACCAGGAGCGCTCGTCGACGCGACGCCGGGCGCTGAACGGGAGTTCGTCGAACCAGTACTCGAGATTAAAACGACGCCGTGTGAGACGACGGCGGAACTGCGCGAGGAACTGTTCGAGCGAATCAGCCGGGTACTGCAGTGTGCAGACGAGGTGGGAAAGGGACTCGTTCCGCTTGCAACACCGATCACTCGCGAGGAAATCCAAGAACTCGAGAGTGATCGAACGCAGATCCAGAACCGCGTCATTGGTGAGCCGTTCGAATACGTCCGCCACTGTGCGGGGACCCACATCCACGTCGAACAGCAACCGGGCCACGTGGTCGATCAGCTGAATACACTCATCGCGCTTGACCCCGCGCTAGCGCTGGTCAACTCCTCGCCGTACTTCCAAGGGCGACACCTCGCGACTGGTGCCCGCTCGAAACTGTATCGCTGGATGGCGTACGACTCACTCCCGCATCAGGGTCGGCTATGGCCCTACGTCGACGACACTGCCGACTGGAACCAGCGACTCGAGGACCGGTATGCGGAGTTCGTCCAGATGGCGCTCGAGGCGGGCAGTGATCGAGCGACAATCGAGTCGAACTTTGATCCCGAGAGCGCGGTCTGGACGCCAGTCCAACTTCGAAACGAGTTTTCGACGGTCGAGTGGCGCTCACCGGATACGGCGCTTCCGAGTCACGTCGTCCAGTTGGCTGGCGACCTCGCAGACACCGTCGAACGGCTGCTGGACACCGAGGTCCGCATCGAGGGCGACAACGGCCGGATAACCGACGACGAGTTCGTCCTGCCCGAGTTCGAGGCGGTCCAGGAGTACGTCGACGCTGCGATCCGCGACGGCCTGTCGTCTGATGCAGTTCGGGCGTACCTCGAGCGGATGGGCTTCGATGTCACGGCGTACGAGCCACTGACAGACGACTTTGACGACAAGGTGGTCACTCCTTCAAAAGCGCGTCAGTGTCGACTCGACTACGCGGCGCGTCTCGAGGGGGACGTTCGATCAACCACCCCAATTCCGAACGACTGA
- a CDS encoding heavy metal translocating P-type ATPase translates to MSCSTCSGAVEDAVGDLEGVEEASANYATDEGMVAYDPTQVSLAEIYDAIEAAGYEAAAETESLTVMGMSCSTCSETVSDAVSDLPGVIRADVNFASDEARVRYNPSDVSLGEISAAIEEAGYDPVRDDLEETQGASQRERAVEKELRRQRRLVIGGGLLTLPFVPIMLAMLGLMELPHLGTVDLGVVTVSAMGLGEFILATALMATLGKEFLVGAYRAFSHNRRANMDTLVALGTSAGYIYSTALLFGLIAGAGLYFEAVAFILWFITLGNWLEVRSKARAGNALRELLEMEADEATIVVDGEEQQVPLETVDPGDVLKVRPGEKIPTDGVVVDGQSAVDESMLTGESVPVEKAEGDEVVGSTINENGVLLVEATKVGSETAIQQIVDRVKEAQSRQPEIQRLVDTVSAYFVPAVIANAVFWAVIWYVFNDPLYGISAALGSWIPVLEPVGGGPVAGGVPILEFSVIVLASSLLIACPCALGLATPAATMVGSTLSATNGVLFKGGDVLEQVRGIDTIVFDKTGTLTHGEMVLTDLELVGERATPDGGESATDGGVVTGVDRDDDLESFVLGAAATAESGSEHPIARAIVDGAEDRGVSVGEVSEFENVPGHGVRAETDRGSVLIGRRKLLEDVDIDTEPAEETLTRLEREGKTAMPVAVEGELLGVLAVADEVRESATETVAALRERGTEVVMLTGDNERTAKAVAKQVGIDPENVRAEVLPEDKADHVEELQQRDAKVMMVGDGVNDAPALTTAQVGVAIGSGTDVAIESADVTLMRDDPADVLKAVRISEATISKVRQNLFWAFLYNTTLIPIASLGLLNPALAGLAMAASSVSVMANSLSFTTYDPHEDYRLAVLRPLEFIRRN, encoded by the coding sequence ATGTCCTGTTCGACGTGTTCGGGAGCCGTCGAGGACGCGGTGGGCGACCTCGAGGGCGTCGAGGAGGCGAGTGCGAACTACGCGACCGACGAGGGGATGGTCGCGTACGATCCCACGCAGGTATCTCTGGCCGAGATTTACGATGCTATCGAGGCGGCTGGCTACGAAGCCGCTGCCGAGACGGAGTCACTGACCGTGATGGGCATGTCGTGTTCGACCTGCTCGGAGACGGTGAGCGACGCGGTATCGGACCTGCCAGGCGTTATCCGAGCCGATGTCAACTTCGCTTCTGACGAGGCCCGCGTTCGGTACAACCCGTCCGACGTATCGCTCGGCGAAATTTCTGCAGCCATCGAGGAGGCGGGCTACGACCCCGTTCGTGACGATCTCGAGGAGACCCAAGGTGCGAGCCAGCGCGAGCGGGCTGTCGAGAAAGAACTGCGTCGACAGCGCCGACTGGTGATCGGTGGCGGATTGCTGACGCTGCCGTTCGTGCCGATCATGCTCGCAATGTTGGGACTAATGGAACTTCCCCATCTGGGCACCGTCGACCTGGGCGTCGTGACGGTCTCCGCGATGGGGCTGGGAGAGTTCATCCTCGCAACCGCCCTGATGGCCACGCTGGGCAAGGAGTTCCTCGTCGGTGCCTACCGGGCATTCTCGCACAATCGGCGTGCGAATATGGACACGCTGGTCGCGCTCGGCACCAGCGCGGGCTACATTTATAGCACAGCCCTGCTGTTCGGCTTGATCGCCGGCGCGGGGCTGTACTTCGAGGCCGTCGCGTTCATCCTCTGGTTCATCACGCTCGGCAACTGGCTCGAGGTGCGTTCGAAAGCCCGCGCGGGCAACGCACTGCGGGAGTTACTCGAGATGGAAGCCGACGAGGCAACCATTGTTGTCGATGGCGAGGAACAGCAGGTTCCGCTCGAGACGGTCGACCCCGGTGACGTGTTGAAGGTTCGCCCGGGCGAGAAGATTCCGACGGATGGCGTGGTCGTGGATGGCCAGAGCGCAGTCGACGAGTCGATGCTGACCGGCGAGTCCGTCCCAGTTGAAAAGGCCGAGGGTGACGAGGTCGTTGGCTCGACGATCAACGAAAATGGCGTGCTTCTCGTGGAGGCAACTAAGGTTGGCTCCGAGACGGCCATCCAGCAGATTGTCGACCGGGTCAAGGAAGCTCAGTCGCGCCAGCCCGAAATCCAGCGCCTCGTCGACACAGTGAGTGCCTATTTCGTCCCCGCAGTGATCGCAAACGCCGTCTTCTGGGCGGTCATCTGGTACGTCTTCAACGATCCACTGTACGGCATTTCCGCAGCACTCGGCTCGTGGATTCCCGTCCTCGAGCCAGTCGGTGGTGGCCCGGTCGCTGGCGGCGTGCCTATCCTCGAGTTCTCAGTAATCGTCCTCGCGTCGTCTCTGCTGATTGCCTGTCCCTGCGCGCTCGGGCTGGCGACACCCGCGGCGACGATGGTCGGCTCGACGCTCTCTGCGACGAACGGCGTGCTGTTCAAAGGTGGCGACGTCCTCGAGCAGGTTCGAGGCATCGACACCATCGTCTTCGATAAGACGGGGACGCTGACCCACGGTGAGATGGTCCTGACGGACCTCGAACTCGTTGGCGAACGGGCGACACCCGACGGCGGCGAGTCGGCGACTGACGGCGGTGTCGTCACCGGCGTGGATCGAGACGACGACCTCGAGTCATTCGTCCTCGGCGCGGCGGCAACCGCTGAGTCCGGCTCTGAACACCCCATTGCACGGGCAATTGTCGACGGTGCCGAAGATCGCGGCGTGTCAGTCGGCGAGGTCAGCGAGTTCGAGAACGTGCCCGGCCACGGCGTTCGGGCCGAAACTGACCGCGGGAGTGTCCTGATCGGTCGCCGCAAACTACTCGAGGATGTCGATATCGACACCGAGCCGGCTGAAGAGACGCTGACGCGCCTCGAGCGCGAGGGGAAGACGGCGATGCCGGTTGCAGTCGAAGGGGAGCTACTGGGCGTCCTCGCGGTCGCTGATGAGGTGCGCGAGAGTGCGACGGAGACAGTTGCAGCACTTCGGGAACGCGGAACCGAGGTCGTGATGCTCACTGGGGACAACGAGCGCACGGCAAAAGCGGTCGCCAAGCAGGTCGGAATCGACCCCGAAAACGTCCGTGCGGAGGTGCTTCCCGAGGATAAGGCAGATCACGTCGAAGAACTGCAACAGCGTGATGCGAAGGTGATGATGGTCGGCGACGGCGTTAACGACGCACCTGCGCTGACGACCGCACAAGTCGGCGTCGCCATCGGTTCCGGCACCGACGTTGCCATCGAATCCGCCGATGTGACGCTGATGCGTGATGACCCAGCCGACGTGCTGAAGGCCGTCCGCATCTCGGAGGCGACGATTTCGAAGGTTCGACAGAACCTCTTCTGGGCGTTTCTCTACAACACGACGCTCATCCCGATTGCCTCGCTCGGACTGCTCAATCCCGCCCTTGCCGGGTTAGCGATGGCCGCCTCGAGCGTGAGCGTGATGGCAAACAGTCTCTCGTTTACGACGTACGATCCGCACGAGGACTACCGGCTGGCCGTGTTGCGTCCGCTCGAGTTCATTCGGAGAAACTGA
- a CDS encoding potassium channel family protein: MQPLYLLAGLVILVTVIVDILWTTLWVDGGAGPVSGRLATGLWYGLRTVSRGNSRLLSVAGPLILALTLALWITLLWVGWTLLFAGGSVALVSAHTGEPASWSGYVYYVAYTMFTNGNGDYTPTAPVWEFASSLTTATGMAFVTLGVSYVLSVMGAVSEKRAFASDVTGLGHRSEAFVRASWDGRDDSTDNQFQGVELPLESLSSQLSLLAKQHKSYPILHYYHSEPGDEASAMAVPILDEALTLYRHGVPADDQLNPTLVADTRSSVDDYLETLGAAFIEPAEEVPPTPELDRLRADKIPTVSDEQFDEDLEALTERRRKLLGIVQADAWYWPPLSEDER, encoded by the coding sequence ATGCAACCGTTGTACCTGCTTGCGGGACTCGTTATTCTCGTCACGGTTATCGTCGACATCCTCTGGACGACACTCTGGGTCGATGGCGGCGCTGGCCCGGTCTCTGGCCGACTGGCGACAGGGCTCTGGTACGGCCTGCGGACTGTGAGTCGCGGCAATTCGCGGCTGCTCAGTGTCGCTGGGCCGCTGATTCTCGCGTTGACGCTCGCGCTGTGGATCACGCTCCTGTGGGTCGGCTGGACGCTGCTGTTTGCGGGTGGCTCGGTGGCGCTCGTCAGCGCCCACACCGGCGAGCCAGCATCGTGGTCGGGCTACGTCTACTACGTTGCCTACACGATGTTCACGAACGGCAACGGCGACTACACGCCGACGGCCCCGGTCTGGGAGTTCGCCAGTTCGCTGACGACCGCAACGGGCATGGCGTTCGTCACGCTTGGCGTATCCTACGTACTCTCGGTGATGGGTGCCGTCTCCGAAAAGCGTGCGTTCGCAAGCGATGTCACCGGGCTTGGCCACCGCAGCGAGGCGTTCGTCCGCGCGAGTTGGGATGGCAGAGACGATTCCACAGACAATCAGTTCCAAGGGGTCGAACTCCCGCTTGAGTCGCTCTCCTCACAACTGTCCTTGCTCGCAAAACAGCACAAATCGTACCCGATCTTGCACTACTATCACAGCGAACCTGGTGACGAGGCGTCGGCAATGGCCGTCCCGATTCTCGACGAGGCGCTGACGCTGTACCGACACGGCGTTCCTGCGGACGACCAGCTGAATCCGACGCTCGTTGCGGATACTCGCTCGAGCGTGGATGACTACCTCGAGACACTCGGGGCAGCGTTTATCGAACCAGCTGAGGAGGTGCCGCCAACGCCCGAACTGGATCGGCTTCGTGCGGATAAAATTCCAACAGTCAGCGACGAGCAATTCGACGAGGACCTCGAGGCGTTGACCGAGCGTCGTCGGAAACTCCTCGGTATCGTGCAAGCCGACGCGTGGTACTGGCCGCCGCTTTCTGAGGACGAGCGATAA
- a CDS encoding MFS transporter — protein sequence MIAGKWKNLLLATAMFNLGFVIWFSFAPFTGEIADEFGLSVAQLGVVSSAAVIAVPLGRIVIGPITDKFGAPLTAGVTLVTVGIFSIISAFATTYEVFTVSRVIASLAGITFVIGIQHVAQWFEEENLGLAEGIFAGVGNAGAGLGAYFTLPRLFGEGYSDALFASNWRAAFFYTGVVAIVLGIVYVVFGEAAKTDERRQAAKQGVTFKQWLYVATRHGAVVLSAAYIMTFGLEVAMNGWLGTYYREGFGQGDIVIAATFAATFSIAAGLLRPLGGYISDVVARKEMEILPWFDGRHREQWTFATMAFVVLALFGMTAAGLTGNIYLAVAAGFLVGVGCAFSEGAIFAQVPAMFPNNSGTVAGVVGGIGTVGGSVYPLLFAAPFLPNLHVGYAIVALTMIPILALTAWVFQPHIAENATEDGWIVNDDPAVPARNVAPGDD from the coding sequence ATGATTGCCGGCAAGTGGAAGAACTTGCTGCTGGCGACGGCGATGTTCAACCTCGGCTTCGTCATTTGGTTCTCGTTCGCGCCGTTTACGGGCGAGATCGCAGACGAGTTCGGCCTTTCAGTCGCGCAACTGGGGGTCGTCTCGAGTGCAGCGGTGATCGCGGTGCCACTCGGTCGGATTGTCATCGGTCCAATCACGGATAAATTCGGTGCGCCACTCACTGCCGGTGTCACGCTCGTCACAGTCGGGATTTTCTCGATCATCAGCGCGTTTGCGACGACCTACGAGGTCTTTACCGTCTCGCGGGTTATCGCCTCGCTCGCGGGTATCACGTTCGTCATCGGCATTCAGCACGTTGCTCAGTGGTTCGAAGAGGAGAACCTCGGCCTTGCAGAGGGCATCTTCGCCGGCGTCGGTAACGCTGGTGCAGGGCTGGGTGCGTACTTTACGCTGCCACGACTGTTCGGTGAGGGGTACAGCGACGCGCTGTTTGCCTCAAACTGGCGCGCCGCCTTCTTTTACACCGGCGTCGTCGCGATTGTGCTCGGTATCGTCTACGTCGTCTTCGGCGAGGCTGCAAAGACCGACGAACGCCGACAGGCTGCCAAACAGGGCGTCACCTTCAAGCAGTGGCTCTACGTCGCCACCCGCCACGGTGCTGTTGTCCTCTCCGCTGCCTACATCATGACCTTCGGACTCGAGGTCGCGATGAACGGCTGGCTGGGCACCTACTACCGCGAAGGGTTCGGACAGGGCGATATCGTGATCGCCGCGACGTTTGCTGCGACGTTCTCGATTGCGGCTGGCTTGCTCCGTCCGCTTGGGGGCTACATCAGTGACGTGGTCGCACGCAAGGAGATGGAAATCCTGCCATGGTTCGATGGACGCCACCGCGAGCAGTGGACATTCGCAACGATGGCGTTCGTCGTCCTCGCACTGTTCGGCATGACCGCGGCTGGCCTGACGGGGAACATCTACCTCGCCGTCGCCGCTGGCTTCCTTGTGGGTGTCGGCTGTGCGTTCTCCGAGGGGGCCATCTTCGCACAGGTGCCAGCCATGTTCCCGAACAACTCGGGCACCGTCGCGGGCGTTGTCGGCGGTATCGGCACGGTCGGCGGCTCGGTCTACCCGCTGCTGTTCGCCGCGCCGTTCCTGCCAAATCTCCACGTCGGCTACGCAATCGTCGCACTGACGATGATCCCAATCCTCGCACTCACCGCCTGGGTTTTCCAGCCCCACATCGCCGAAAACGCCACCGAAGACGGCTGGATCGTCAACGATGATCCTGCAGTCCCCGCCCGAAACGTCGCACCGGGAGACGATTAA
- a CDS encoding MBL fold metallo-hydrolase: MTITHDGLSVSWLGYATARLEAPDGTVVYTDPGRYGTLEGTWAEQYGDASHPSGPAYDEQDGDVVVVTHDHHYDSDGIERVASEDATIVVYENVSAERITDGGRDVVEPESLPYEIERVGYGDELTVSGIDIDVVPAYNHADGPNASDGEPLHPEGLGCGFVLTIDDTRCFWTGDSDALEDHQDLEVSLFMPSIAQNYTMDRHSAADLAETLEPALVLPIHYNTFTELEADSTAFAGDVASRGVPVVLDEGAFGH; the protein is encoded by the coding sequence ATGACGATCACACACGATGGGCTCTCCGTCTCGTGGCTCGGCTACGCAACCGCACGACTCGAGGCCCCCGATGGCACCGTCGTCTACACCGATCCCGGCCGTTACGGCACACTTGAGGGCACCTGGGCGGAGCAGTACGGCGATGCGTCCCATCCGAGTGGTCCGGCCTACGACGAACAGGACGGCGACGTCGTCGTCGTAACGCATGATCACCACTACGATAGCGACGGCATCGAACGCGTCGCCAGCGAGGACGCGACAATCGTAGTCTACGAGAACGTCTCGGCTGAGCGAATCACCGACGGTGGTCGCGATGTGGTCGAACCCGAATCCCTCCCGTACGAAATCGAGCGCGTCGGCTACGGTGACGAACTCACTGTTTCCGGCATCGATATCGATGTCGTGCCGGCGTACAACCACGCTGACGGGCCGAACGCGTCCGACGGCGAACCGCTTCATCCCGAGGGACTGGGCTGTGGGTTCGTCCTTACGATTGACGACACGCGCTGTTTCTGGACGGGCGACTCAGACGCACTCGAGGACCACCAGGACCTTGAGGTGTCGCTGTTCATGCCCTCGATTGCCCAGAACTATACGATGGACCGCCACAGCGCGGCCGACCTCGCCGAGACGCTCGAGCCAGCTCTCGTCCTCCCGATTCATTATAACACGTTCACCGAACTCGAGGCGGATTCAACGGCGTTTGCGGGCGATGTCGCGAGTCGCGGGGTTCCAGTCGTGCTCGACGAAGGCGCGTTCGGTCACTGA
- a CDS encoding MarR family transcriptional regulator, translating to MHCPEHALLSVLDEHGPTRVTRLATELERHPLTVTTHCQQLHADGHVQRLAADVYGITATGRERLSADTE from the coding sequence ATGCACTGTCCAGAGCACGCGCTGCTTTCGGTGCTCGACGAGCACGGCCCGACGAGAGTGACTCGATTAGCGACAGAACTCGAGCGACATCCGCTTACGGTAACGACACACTGTCAACAACTGCACGCTGATGGGCATGTGCAGCGACTCGCCGCCGATGTGTATGGAATCACGGCGACCGGCCGCGAGCGGCTCTCGGCAGACACTGAATAA
- a CDS encoding TATA-box-binding protein, translating to MTDPKDTINIENVVASTGIGQELDLQSVAMDLEGADYDPEQFPGLVYRTQNPKSAALIFRSGKIVCTGAKSTDDVHESLRIVFDKLRELQIQVNDDPEIVVQNIVTSADLGRNLNLNAIAIGLGLENIEYEPEQFPGLVYRLDEPEVVALLFGSGKLVITGGKKPEDAEHAVDKIVSRLEDLGLLE from the coding sequence ATGACGGACCCGAAGGATACCATCAATATCGAAAACGTGGTAGCGTCGACCGGTATCGGCCAGGAACTCGATCTCCAGAGTGTCGCGATGGACTTAGAGGGGGCCGACTACGACCCAGAGCAGTTCCCCGGTCTCGTCTACCGCACCCAGAATCCAAAGTCCGCCGCACTGATTTTCCGCTCGGGGAAGATCGTCTGTACCGGCGCGAAAAGCACTGACGACGTCCACGAGAGCCTTCGTATCGTCTTCGATAAGCTCCGCGAACTCCAGATTCAGGTCAACGACGACCCCGAAATCGTTGTCCAGAACATCGTCACCTCCGCGGACCTCGGTCGGAACCTCAACCTGAACGCGATCGCAATCGGTCTCGGCCTCGAGAACATCGAGTACGAACCAGAGCAGTTCCCGGGACTCGTCTACCGTCTCGACGAACCCGAAGTCGTTGCCCTGCTGTTTGGCTCCGGAAAACTCGTCATCACCGGCGGCAAGAAGCCAGAAGACGCCGAACACGCCGTCGACAAGATCGTCTCGCGTCTCGAGGACCTCGGCCTGCTCGAGTAA